A genomic region of Rhizobium sp. NXC24 contains the following coding sequences:
- a CDS encoding Gfo/Idh/MocA family oxidoreductase, producing the protein MLRFGILSTAKIGRELVVPAIQDAENCVVTAIASRDLGRARDMADRFSVPHAFGSYEEMLASDTIDAVYIPLPTSQHVEWTIKAADAGKHVLCEKPIALKANEIDSLIAARDRNKVLVTEAYMVTYTPVWQKVRSLLQAGAIGRLRHIQGAFTYFNRDAGNMRNIPELGGGGLPDIGVYPTISTRFVTGREPLRIQAVTERDPEFGTDIYSSVKADFGDFEMTFYISTQMAARQVMVFHGTDGFIEVKSPFNADRYGAEELELTNRGHSESQIFRFPDSRQYKREAEAFASAAMGKGAEVVTLESSKLNQKVIDAIYRASEKDGWEPV; encoded by the coding sequence ATGCTGCGTTTCGGAATTTTGTCGACCGCCAAGATCGGCCGCGAACTCGTCGTGCCGGCTATTCAGGATGCGGAAAATTGCGTGGTGACGGCAATCGCCAGCCGTGATCTGGGGCGCGCTCGCGACATGGCGGATCGCTTCTCCGTCCCGCATGCTTTCGGCTCCTACGAGGAAATGCTCGCCTCGGACACGATCGATGCCGTCTATATTCCGCTGCCGACTTCGCAGCATGTCGAATGGACGATCAAGGCGGCCGATGCCGGCAAGCATGTGCTCTGCGAAAAGCCGATTGCGCTGAAGGCCAACGAGATCGACAGCCTGATCGCTGCCCGCGACCGCAACAAGGTGCTGGTGACGGAAGCCTATATGGTTACTTATACGCCGGTCTGGCAGAAAGTCCGCTCGCTGCTGCAAGCCGGCGCCATTGGCCGGCTGCGGCACATCCAGGGCGCCTTCACCTATTTCAACCGCGATGCCGGCAATATGCGCAACATCCCGGAACTCGGCGGCGGCGGCTTGCCCGATATCGGCGTCTATCCGACGATCAGCACCCGCTTCGTTACTGGTCGCGAACCCCTGCGCATCCAGGCGGTCACCGAGCGCGATCCGGAATTCGGCACGGACATCTATTCCAGCGTCAAAGCCGATTTCGGCGATTTCGAGATGACCTTCTATATCTCGACGCAGATGGCTGCCCGCCAAGTCATGGTTTTCCACGGCACGGACGGTTTCATCGAGGTGAAGTCTCCCTTCAATGCCGACCGCTATGGCGCCGAAGAGCTGGAGCTGACCAATCGCGGCCATTCGGAATCGCAGATCTTCCGCTTCCCCGATAGTCGTCAGTACAAGCGCGAGGCGGAAGCCTTTGCCTCGGCCGCAATGGGCAAGGGTGCGGAAGTCGTGACGCTCGAAAGCTCGAAGCTCAATCAGAAGGTCATCGACGCCATTTATCGCGCCAGCGAGAAGGATGGCTGGGAGCCGGTCTGA
- a CDS encoding homogentisate export protein translates to MIFVTAMIIGIAAGLQRSAIGSILGAALVSIAFMAAVAASVVPPPLTTLFVALGGYNLGFIGYLITLDVLERRQA, encoded by the coding sequence ATGATATTCGTAACCGCCATGATCATCGGAATTGCGGCCGGCCTGCAGCGTTCGGCGATCGGTTCGATCCTGGGCGCGGCCTTGGTCAGCATCGCCTTCATGGCAGCCGTCGCCGCCTCCGTGGTTCCGCCGCCTCTGACGACATTGTTCGTTGCGCTCGGCGGTTACAACCTCGGCTTCATTGGTTATCTCATCACGCTCGACGTGCTGGAGCGTCGCCAGGCCTGA
- a CDS encoding GtrA family protein → MKKLLRFLIAGGIGFVVDAGVLHLLLWFTPFGPFVGRAISIPSALLATWFLNRNFTFGRSNRSLAAEGFRYGSVGLTSALLNYALFSSLLVSAPTLKPIIALILASAAATAFSFFGYSRFVFRHRQNP, encoded by the coding sequence ATGAAGAAGCTCCTTCGCTTCCTGATCGCCGGCGGCATCGGCTTCGTGGTCGATGCGGGCGTGCTGCATCTGCTGCTCTGGTTCACGCCGTTCGGCCCCTTCGTCGGCCGAGCAATCTCGATCCCGAGCGCGCTGCTCGCCACCTGGTTTCTCAACCGCAATTTCACCTTTGGCCGTTCCAACCGCTCGCTCGCGGCCGAAGGCTTCCGCTATGGTTCGGTCGGCCTGACCTCGGCATTGCTGAACTATGCCCTGTTCAGCTCGCTGCTCGTTTCCGCGCCCACCCTTAAGCCGATTATCGCGCTGATCCTGGCCTCGGCGGCGGCGACTGCGTTCAGCTTCTTCGGCTATTCACGCTTCGTCTTCCGCCACCGTCAAAATCCCTAG
- a CDS encoding glycosyltransferase, with product MWNENLNIAVLLPCYNEAATIGQVVRGFREALPNAGIYVYDNNSTDGTALHAMLAGATVVRERRQGKGHVVRRMFADIDADIYLMADGDGTYAPDDAEELIRTLLTEGSDMVVGTRRGVHDDAGRQGHAFGNRIFNWLYRTIFGADFTDIFSGYRAFSRRFVKSFPAVSGGFEIETEMSVHASRLKLPVSELELDYGRRPEGSHSKLSTFRDGWKILWMFAMLMKETRPFAFFGILGAMFMEASIGFMIPVFVEYFETGMVARMPTWVLSMALMMISFMLFTAGLILDSVARARAEQLRIHYMSLAKPPSRQIGDEQTLYMAEHEKPASRRKKAKAA from the coding sequence ATGTGGAATGAGAACCTGAATATCGCCGTTCTCCTGCCCTGCTACAACGAGGCCGCAACCATCGGCCAGGTCGTACGCGGCTTTCGCGAGGCGCTGCCGAATGCCGGCATTTACGTCTACGACAACAACTCCACCGATGGCACAGCGCTGCATGCCATGCTTGCGGGCGCGACCGTCGTACGCGAGCGGCGTCAGGGCAAAGGCCATGTGGTGCGCCGCATGTTTGCTGATATCGACGCAGACATCTACCTCATGGCCGATGGCGACGGCACCTATGCGCCTGATGATGCCGAGGAATTGATCCGCACACTTCTGACCGAAGGCTCGGACATGGTGGTGGGCACACGCCGCGGCGTACATGACGATGCCGGCCGACAGGGCCATGCCTTCGGCAACCGGATCTTCAACTGGCTTTACCGCACGATCTTCGGCGCCGATTTCACGGATATCTTCTCCGGCTACCGCGCTTTCTCCCGGCGCTTCGTCAAGAGCTTCCCGGCTGTCTCCGGCGGTTTCGAGATCGAGACGGAAATGTCGGTGCATGCTTCCCGGCTGAAGCTGCCCGTCAGCGAATTGGAACTCGATTACGGTCGTCGGCCGGAGGGTTCGCATTCCAAGCTTTCGACCTTCCGCGACGGCTGGAAGATCCTCTGGATGTTCGCGATGCTGATGAAGGAAACGCGGCCCTTCGCCTTCTTCGGCATTTTGGGCGCCATGTTCATGGAAGCGAGTATCGGCTTCATGATCCCGGTCTTTGTCGAATATTTCGAAACCGGCATGGTCGCCCGCATGCCCACCTGGGTACTGTCGATGGCGTTGATGATGATTTCCTTCATGCTGTTCACAGCCGGACTGATCCTCGATTCCGTCGCTCGCGCCCGCGCCGAACAGCTTCGCATCCACTATATGAGCTTGGCCAAACCGCCATCGCGGCAGATTGGCGATGAGCAAACGCTCTATATGGCCGAACACGAAAAGCCGGCGAGCCGGAGGAAAAAGGCCAAGGCTGCATGA
- a CDS encoding RES domain-containing protein, producing the protein MEEQSRAEPSNILRKVSGRFFRSVPVERLDHVLDPPDERSAGRYHRLGQPALYMSGSPEWAVMAISGYMREDGRRRVVVPLLVGDAFVLDQHDQQACERLGIDRNASNFPWRPALAAGEEPPSWRTADAARAAGADGIIDRSRMIPGGWHLNLFRWNALGGPSVEVSGDPVDITLSEDGPKWGL; encoded by the coding sequence ATGGAAGAACAATCGCGCGCTGAACCGTCGAACATCCTGCGCAAGGTGAGTGGGCGCTTCTTTCGTTCTGTCCCTGTCGAACGCCTCGACCATGTCCTCGATCCTCCGGACGAGAGGAGCGCGGGCCGCTATCATCGGCTCGGTCAGCCTGCCCTTTATATGAGTGGGTCCCCCGAGTGGGCGGTCATGGCGATTTCAGGTTATATGCGCGAAGACGGGCGGAGGCGTGTTGTTGTGCCGTTGTTGGTCGGCGACGCATTTGTGCTCGATCAGCATGATCAGCAGGCGTGTGAACGGCTCGGCATTGATCGGAATGCCTCCAATTTCCCCTGGCGCCCCGCACTGGCTGCCGGCGAGGAGCCGCCGTCCTGGCGCACCGCCGATGCTGCCAGAGCGGCGGGTGCCGATGGCATCATCGATCGATCAAGAATGATCCCCGGTGGCTGGCATCTCAATCTGTTTCGCTGGAATGCGCTCGGCGGTCCATCTGTCGAGGTGAGCGGTGATCCGGTTGATATTACTTTGTCGGAAGATGGCCCGAAGTGGGGTCTGTAA